Proteins from a genomic interval of Oryctolagus cuniculus chromosome 8, mOryCun1.1, whole genome shotgun sequence:
- the LOC127483242 gene encoding FH2 domain-containing protein 1-like: protein MATPKRNPPREAAPSTCRPASVWRGQGAAPKPVRTLTASESESMRKVVPISKASRGPAGWKRPEPPPSRASPRDSPGSVDARLSRRGSALGTSDTSPRRPSTGAEAVVAVEEPRPPRSSTRPWREAPVPSRGSLKKPTAKPLRNLPRQKPEENKVCRSSSTSEGADDEPRSPPAPSAPRAPAPVPSFARNTVASSSRCMRTDPPAASRAPGLTRAVSQRQLRVKGAPEEEASKDSGTLRRAGSARSPRKGADSAEAPGASRETPPKGRALGERASFRLREACPLPVPEVSA from the coding sequence ATGGCCACGCCGAAGAGAAACCCACCGAGAGAGGCggctcccagcacctgcaggccGGCGAGCGTGTGGAGGGGCCAGGGCGCCGCGCCCAAGCCCGTGCGCACCTTGACCGCTTCGGAGAGCGAGAGCATGCGCAAGGTCGTGCCCATCTCCAAGGCGAGCCGGGGCCCTGCGGGCTGGAAGCGGCCCGAGCCGCCGCCGTCGCGGGCGTCCCCGCGGGACTCGCCCGGCAGCGTGGACGCGCGGCTGTCTCGCCGCGGCTCGGCGCTCGGCACCTCGGACACGTCGCCGCGCAGGCCCTCCACGGGCGCTGAGGCGGTGGTGGCCGTGGAGGAGCCGAGGCCGCCGCGGAGCAGCACCCGGCCGTGGAGGGAGGCCCCGGTGCCCTCCAGGGGCTCCCTGAAGAAGCCCACCGCCAAACCCCTCAGGAACCTCCCCAGGCAGAAGCCCGAGGAAAATAAGGTGTGCCGCTCGAGCTCCACCTCGGAGGGCGCCGACGACGAGCCCAGGAGCCCGCCGGCCCCCAGCGCCCCCCGCGCCCCAGCCCCCGTGCCCAGCTTTGCCCGCAACACCGTGGCCTCCTCTTCTCGGTGCATGAGAACCGATCCCCCGGCCGCGTCCAGAGCCCCCGGCCTCACCCGGGCGGTCTCGCAGCGGCAGCTCAGGGTGAAGGGGGCCCCCGAGGAGGAGGCCTCCAAGGACAGCGGCACCCTGAGGCGGGCCGGCAGCGCCCGGAGCCCCCGGAAGGGTGCAGACTCTGCCGAGGCCCCCGGCGCCAGCAGGGAGACCCCTCCCAAGGGCAGAGCGCTGGGGGAAAGGGCCTCCTTCAGGCTGAGAGAAGCTTGTCCTCTCCCAGTTCCAGAAGTCAGCGCCTGA
- the LOC100348667 gene encoding heterogeneous nuclear ribonucleoprotein A3-like isoform X2 — MEGHDPKEPEQLRKLFIGGLSFETTDDSLREHFEKWGTLTDCVVMRDPQTKRSRGFGFVTYSCVEEVDAAMCARPHKVDGRAVEPKRAVSREDSVKPGAHLTVKKIFVGGIKEDTEEYNLRDYFEKYGKIETIEVMEDRQSGKKRGFAFVTFDDHDTVDKIVVQKYHTINGHSCEVKKALSKQEMQSAAGSPRGRGGGSGNFMGRGGNFGGGGGNFGRGGNFGGRGGYGGGGGGSRGSYGGGDGGYNGFGGDGGNYGGGPGYSSRGGYGGGPGYGNQGGGYGGGGGYDGYNEGGNFGGNYGGGGNYNDFGNYSGQQQSNYGPMKGGSFGGRSSGSPYGGGYGSGGGSGGYGSRRF; from the exons ATGGAG GGCCATGATCCAAAGGAACCAGAGCAGTTGAGGAAACTGTTTATTGGTGGTCTGAGCTTTGAAACTACAGATGATAGTTTGAGAGAACATTTTGAGAAATGGGGCACACTCACAGATTGTGTGGTAATGAGAGACCCCCAAACGAAACGTTCCAGGGGCTTTGGTTTTGTGACTTACTCTTGTGTTGAAGAAGTGGATGCAGCAATGTGTGCTCGACCACACAAGGTTGATGGGCGTGCTGTGGAACCAAAGAGAGCTGTTTCTAGAGAGGATTCGGTAAAGCCTGGTGCCCATCTGACAGTGAAGAAGATTTTTGTTGGTGGTATTAAAGAAGATACAGAGGAATATAATTTGAGAGACTACTTTGAGAAGTATGGCAAGATTGAAACCATAGAAGTTAtggaagacaggcagagtgggaaaAAAAGAGGATTTGCTTTTGTAACTTTCGACGATCATGATACAGTTGATAAAATCGTTGTTCAGAAATACCACACTATTAATGGGCATAGTTGTGAAGTGAAAAAGGCCCTTTCTAAACAAGAGATGCAGTCTGCTGCTGGATCACCAAGAGGCCGTGGAGGGGGATCTGGCAACTTTATGGGTCGTGGAGGAAActttggaggtggtggaggtaATTTTGGCCGCGGTGGAAACTTTGGTGGAAGAGGAGGctatggtggtggaggtggtggcagCAGAGGAAGTTATGGAGGAGGTGATGGTGGTTACAATGGTTTTGGAGGTGATGGTGGCAACTATGGTGGTGGTCCTGGTTATAGCAGCAGAGGAGGCTATGGTGGTGGACCAGGATATGGAAACCAAGGTGGTGGAtatggtggaggaggaggataTGATGGTTACAATGAAGGAGGAAATTTTGGAGGTAACTATGGTGGTGGTGGAAACTACAATGATTTTGGTAATTATAGTGGACAACAGCAATCAAATTACGGACCCATGAAAGGGGGCAGTTTTGGTGGAAGAAGCTCGGGCAGTCCCTATGGTGGTGGTTATGGATCTGGTGGTGGAAGTGGTGGATATGGTAGCAGaaggttctaa
- the LOC100348667 gene encoding heterogeneous nuclear ribonucleoprotein A3-like isoform X1: MEVKPPPGRPQPDSGRRRRRRGEEGHDPKEPEQLRKLFIGGLSFETTDDSLREHFEKWGTLTDCVVMRDPQTKRSRGFGFVTYSCVEEVDAAMCARPHKVDGRAVEPKRAVSREDSVKPGAHLTVKKIFVGGIKEDTEEYNLRDYFEKYGKIETIEVMEDRQSGKKRGFAFVTFDDHDTVDKIVVQKYHTINGHSCEVKKALSKQEMQSAAGSPRGRGGGSGNFMGRGGNFGGGGGNFGRGGNFGGRGGYGGGGGGSRGSYGGGDGGYNGFGGDGGNYGGGPGYSSRGGYGGGPGYGNQGGGYGGGGGYDGYNEGGNFGGNYGGGGNYNDFGNYSGQQQSNYGPMKGGSFGGRSSGSPYGGGYGSGGGSGGYGSRRF, from the coding sequence ATGGAGGTAAAACCGCCGCCCGGTCGCCCCCAGCCCGACTCCggccgtcgccgccgccgccggggggAGGAGGGCCATGATCCAAAGGAACCAGAGCAGTTGAGGAAACTGTTTATTGGTGGTCTGAGCTTTGAAACTACAGATGATAGTTTGAGAGAACATTTTGAGAAATGGGGCACACTCACAGATTGTGTGGTAATGAGAGACCCCCAAACGAAACGTTCCAGGGGCTTTGGTTTTGTGACTTACTCTTGTGTTGAAGAAGTGGATGCAGCAATGTGTGCTCGACCACACAAGGTTGATGGGCGTGCTGTGGAACCAAAGAGAGCTGTTTCTAGAGAGGATTCGGTAAAGCCTGGTGCCCATCTGACAGTGAAGAAGATTTTTGTTGGTGGTATTAAAGAAGATACAGAGGAATATAATTTGAGAGACTACTTTGAGAAGTATGGCAAGATTGAAACCATAGAAGTTAtggaagacaggcagagtgggaaaAAAAGAGGATTTGCTTTTGTAACTTTCGACGATCATGATACAGTTGATAAAATCGTTGTTCAGAAATACCACACTATTAATGGGCATAGTTGTGAAGTGAAAAAGGCCCTTTCTAAACAAGAGATGCAGTCTGCTGCTGGATCACCAAGAGGCCGTGGAGGGGGATCTGGCAACTTTATGGGTCGTGGAGGAAActttggaggtggtggaggtaATTTTGGCCGCGGTGGAAACTTTGGTGGAAGAGGAGGctatggtggtggaggtggtggcagCAGAGGAAGTTATGGAGGAGGTGATGGTGGTTACAATGGTTTTGGAGGTGATGGTGGCAACTATGGTGGTGGTCCTGGTTATAGCAGCAGAGGAGGCTATGGTGGTGGACCAGGATATGGAAACCAAGGTGGTGGAtatggtggaggaggaggataTGATGGTTACAATGAAGGAGGAAATTTTGGAGGTAACTATGGTGGTGGTGGAAACTACAATGATTTTGGTAATTATAGTGGACAACAGCAATCAAATTACGGACCCATGAAAGGGGGCAGTTTTGGTGGAAGAAGCTCGGGCAGTCCCTATGGTGGTGGTTATGGATCTGGTGGTGGAAGTGGTGGATATGGTAGCAGaaggttctaa